The Ignavibacteriales bacterium genome has a window encoding:
- a CDS encoding tetratricopeptide repeat protein, giving the protein MRALMSLTLVVMLAIGITGCTKKADDGKIPITTASNEAKKEFMEGRDLAEKALLANSIQHFDKAIALDSGFALAYLNRAIASLIPKDFHFYLMKAVALKEQCTEGERLLILSTEAGRSANTVKQKEYLDKLITLYPNDERVHLRLGLYYQGQQEYRPAIEHFKKAIEIEPKSSPAYNYLGYAYRQIENYSEAENAFKKYIELIPNEPNPYDSYAELLLKMGRFDESIANYQKALKVDQTFFNARIGIAANYMYKGEYENGSAELKKLSDMAHNDGERGQMLFSQTVLYVDAGKMDMALLELKKLNMLDEKANDVTGLADDFGIKGAILLDMGKYNDALTAYEKSEQLIASSDLSQKLKENAQLTLHFNRAAVALEIKDLKKAKAETEEVRKTAEANKNLNQLMRGHQLTGSIAFAEKEYEKAVSELLQTNQQNPRNLYRLALAYQAMGDKVKAKEFCKKAAKFNSMPGLEYAFIRMKAEKLLSTM; this is encoded by the coding sequence ATGAGAGCACTCATGTCATTGACATTGGTTGTGATGCTTGCCATTGGAATCACCGGTTGTACGAAGAAAGCTGATGATGGAAAGATTCCAATAACAACAGCATCTAATGAAGCAAAAAAGGAATTCATGGAAGGACGAGACCTTGCAGAGAAAGCTCTTCTCGCAAATTCAATCCAGCACTTCGATAAAGCTATCGCACTCGATTCGGGATTTGCTTTGGCATATCTGAATCGTGCAATTGCCTCGTTAATACCAAAAGATTTCCATTTCTATTTAATGAAAGCAGTTGCATTGAAAGAGCAATGCACAGAAGGAGAACGCCTCCTGATTCTTTCTACCGAAGCAGGCCGCAGTGCAAACACAGTCAAGCAAAAAGAGTACTTGGATAAACTCATCACACTCTATCCAAACGACGAACGTGTACATTTGCGCCTCGGTTTGTACTACCAGGGCCAGCAAGAGTACAGGCCGGCAATCGAGCATTTTAAAAAAGCGATCGAGATTGAGCCGAAATCTTCGCCAGCATATAATTATCTCGGGTATGCATACCGTCAAATCGAAAACTATTCGGAGGCCGAGAATGCTTTTAAGAAATATATTGAACTCATTCCCAATGAACCGAATCCTTACGACTCGTACGCCGAGCTGTTGTTGAAGATGGGACGATTTGATGAATCCATTGCAAATTATCAAAAAGCACTGAAGGTGGACCAAACCTTTTTTAATGCCCGTATCGGTATTGCAGCGAATTATATGTATAAAGGGGAATATGAGAACGGATCCGCGGAATTGAAGAAGCTTTCTGATATGGCACACAACGACGGTGAACGGGGACAAATGCTTTTCTCACAAACGGTATTGTATGTTGATGCAGGCAAGATGGATATGGCACTGCTGGAATTGAAAAAACTGAATATGCTGGATGAAAAGGCAAATGATGTTACCGGTCTGGCTGATGATTTCGGTATTAAGGGTGCCATTCTTCTGGATATGGGCAAGTATAACGATGCACTTACTGCATACGAAAAATCGGAACAGTTGATTGCTTCATCCGATCTCTCTCAGAAACTCAAAGAAAATGCCCAACTTACTCTTCATTTCAATCGTGCAGCAGTAGCGCTGGAAATAAAAGACTTGAAGAAAGCAAAAGCAGAGACAGAGGAAGTTCGTAAAACTGCGGAAGCAAACAAGAATTTAAATCAATTAATGCGGGGACATCAACTTACCGGGAGTATTGCATTCGCTGAAAAGGAGTACGAGAAGGCTGTTTCAGAATTATTGCAGACGAACCAGCAAAACCCTCGTAACTTATACCGGCTTGCACTTGCCTATCAAGCGATGGGGGATAAAGTGAAGGCGAAAGAATTCTGCAAGAAAGCAGCAAAGTTCAATAGTATGCCTGGGTTGGAATATGCCTTTATCCGCATGAAGGCAGAGAAATTATTATCGACGATGTAA
- a CDS encoding N-6 DNA methylase: MNKTIHIKEKLAESFRRYGVEGEAAFHSIALQYYRKYSKVLQNIPEPIVYKWSRSYSNLETDLNIKTFLNDLVLQDPMGEKLSDLYQFFIGRKFREGSGKFFTPKVVASAMAKMLPSIENPTIMDPTCGGGTFLAEASYLWRQDKCTLVANDIEYSLIELSMLVLGLSTPKKHRKYFSSINIFDPSKEITSWYGQVDFILANPPFSLQIDNEQFDSELFLAGYRNSDALFIDTALKLLKPGGRLISLLPHSVIANKDFSSLRNIVEKRWNPLGIISLPEGVFHLAAGTTTRADIVVLQKRGSPSKNGHKMFFASTPSVGIKLNRNALQPDTNDLETLLDEKEVQKVLNI, from the coding sequence ATGAACAAGACCATTCATATAAAAGAGAAATTAGCAGAATCTTTTCGTCGGTACGGCGTAGAAGGTGAAGCTGCTTTCCATTCAATAGCACTCCAGTATTATAGGAAATACTCAAAAGTACTTCAAAATATCCCAGAGCCCATTGTTTACAAGTGGTCACGTTCCTATTCAAATCTCGAAACTGATCTGAATATTAAAACATTTCTTAATGATCTGGTTTTACAAGACCCAATGGGTGAAAAGCTTTCTGATTTATATCAATTTTTCATTGGCAGAAAATTCAGGGAAGGTTCTGGAAAATTTTTTACTCCCAAAGTGGTCGCATCTGCAATGGCAAAAATGCTTCCTTCAATTGAAAACCCTACTATTATGGATCCGACCTGTGGAGGCGGAACGTTCCTTGCGGAAGCATCATATCTTTGGCGCCAAGATAAATGTACTCTAGTAGCTAATGATATTGAATATTCTCTTATAGAATTGTCGATGCTTGTTCTTGGATTATCTACTCCAAAGAAACATCGTAAATATTTTAGTTCTATCAACATTTTTGATCCATCCAAGGAGATCACTTCTTGGTATGGTCAAGTAGACTTCATTCTTGCAAATCCACCATTTTCTTTACAAATCGATAATGAACAATTTGACAGTGAACTTTTTCTTGCAGGCTATCGAAATAGTGATGCTCTATTTATTGATACTGCTTTAAAACTTTTAAAACCCGGTGGAAGACTTATTTCTCTTTTACCTCATTCAGTGATAGCCAACAAAGATTTTTCTAGTTTAAGAAATATCGTAGAAAAAAGGTGGAACCCGCTTGGCATTATAAGCCTCCCTGAAGGAGTGTTTCACTTAGCCGCTGGGACTACAACTAGAGCGGACATTGTTGTTCTTCAGAAAAGAGGTTCCCCATCAAAGAATGGTCATAAAATGTTTTTTGCTTCTACGCCTTCCGTCGGTATTAAACTAAACCGAAATGCCTTACAACCAGATACCAACGATTTAGAAACTCTTCTCGATGAGAAGGAAGTTCAAAAGGTTCTTAATATCTAA
- a CDS encoding Swt1 family HEPN domain-containing protein — protein MVNKSLRRELLSRLKVTQQALSFRAKKIKDKFGPMTTEEAVYVIAHKEGLDLSRYLKLDQLDRVRALVPKDMPAPRQVSPKRQPGSVKAKYAFPLVPLSTISRAMAIGQETYPQVVVLETSIRTLIESILKKINVNWWPDLIDPDVVKSVNRIKKKEANYPYRERRGKKDILYCNFADLKTIIDYQYPHFKFIIVDQAWFDAKMNEIYMARNNLAHSVLLSKDDISRIALFYRDWSRLLKTAGLS, from the coding sequence GTGGTAAACAAATCCTTACGCAGGGAGCTTCTTTCCCGCCTCAAGGTCACTCAACAGGCTTTGAGTTTTCGTGCCAAGAAGATCAAAGACAAATTTGGTCCAATGACTACAGAGGAAGCCGTATATGTGATTGCACATAAAGAGGGCTTGGACCTTTCACGCTATCTCAAACTCGATCAGCTCGATCGCGTAAGGGCGCTTGTCCCCAAGGATATGCCTGCACCTCGTCAGGTTTCTCCAAAGAGGCAGCCCGGATCGGTAAAAGCCAAATACGCGTTTCCTTTAGTACCACTTAGCACTATTTCACGCGCAATGGCCATAGGTCAAGAAACCTATCCGCAGGTTGTTGTTCTAGAGACATCTATCAGAACGCTAATAGAATCTATACTGAAGAAGATAAATGTAAATTGGTGGCCTGATCTCATAGATCCGGATGTAGTCAAGAGCGTAAATCGTATAAAGAAGAAGGAAGCGAACTATCCATACCGAGAACGTCGTGGAAAGAAAGATATTCTTTACTGTAATTTCGCGGATTTAAAAACTATAATTGATTACCAGTATCCTCATTTCAAGTTCATCATTGTTGATCAAGCTTGGTTTGATGCGAAAATGAATGAAATCTATATGGCACGCAATAACCTAGCCCATAGCGTTCTTCTCTCAAAAGATGATATTTCTCGAATTGCTCTCTTCTATCGTGATTGGAGTCGTTTGTTGAAAACAGCTGGCCTAAGTTAA
- a CDS encoding DNA/RNA non-specific endonuclease, producing MKNKYYLIFLILLCGSFTEQSTAQEFNYQPKTKKGFLVQHKYYSLSYVHKYKDAEWVAYRLTNTMIVGPAERKDNFCYDSLVPGGTAGKDDYPGKDYDRGHLCPAEDMSFSQEATDSTFYMSNMTPQMGSFNRGIWKKLEMKVREWAKKYKELYVVSGAVLKNGLQRIGPKKDISVPMQFYKVVLVNTKTDKKMIAFLFPHKKSDAALATFAVPADSVEKITGIDFFPALPNKLEKELERKVVLDGWDGVQ from the coding sequence ATGAAAAATAAATATTATTTGATATTCCTCATCCTCCTGTGCGGGTCTTTTACAGAACAAAGCACTGCGCAGGAGTTTAATTATCAGCCTAAAACGAAAAAGGGATTTTTAGTACAACACAAATACTATTCGCTTTCATATGTACATAAGTATAAAGATGCTGAATGGGTTGCGTACAGGTTAACAAATACGATGATCGTTGGTCCGGCAGAACGAAAGGATAATTTTTGTTATGATTCGCTTGTACCCGGAGGAACCGCAGGAAAGGACGATTATCCTGGGAAGGATTACGACCGAGGGCATTTATGTCCGGCAGAAGATATGAGTTTTTCGCAGGAAGCGACCGATTCAACTTTCTATATGAGCAATATGACGCCGCAGATGGGTAGCTTCAATAGAGGCATCTGGAAGAAGCTCGAAATGAAAGTGCGAGAATGGGCAAAAAAATATAAAGAGCTCTATGTCGTAAGCGGGGCTGTTTTAAAGAACGGTTTGCAGAGAATTGGCCCGAAGAAGGATATCAGTGTACCGATGCAATTTTATAAAGTCGTTCTTGTGAATACAAAAACCGACAAGAAGATGATCGCTTTTCTTTTCCCTCATAAAAAATCAGATGCCGCACTTGCAACGTTTGCTGTGCCAGCAGATAGCGTCGAAAAGATTACAGGGATTGATTTCTTCCCTGCTCTACCAAATAAATTGGAAAAAGAATTAGAACGCAAAGTTGTGCTTGATGGATGGGATGGGGTGCAATGA